A genomic region of Chitinimonas arctica contains the following coding sequences:
- a CDS encoding homogentisate 1,2-dioxygenase: MEWIRLPLAEGIYTKQAHCDLPDGTFEREVGKEGFGGPAAHFVHRHAPTGWLSFDGPVKPRALDFAESKDGHASPWQAPVMMHNSHCEVRWWRLAENMPALARNSDGDQLLFIHDGAGVLFCDWGRLELGEGDYVVMPRGSMWRIEVSQPLAVFMVEATEDSYRLPDKGMLGPHAIFDPAVLVRPVMDDAFRAQQTETETRVVVKRRKSLTTITYPFNPLDALGWHGDLTPVKLNWRDIRPVMSHRYHLPPSVHTTFQCNRFIITTFCPRPIESDPGALKVPFFHNNDDYDEVIFYHKGNFFSRDNIHPGMVSFHPSGFTHGPHPKAFAAGAAAVKKETDEVALMIDARDPLDLTDAALKLEWTGYADSWKVKKDQA, translated from the coding sequence ATGGAATGGATACGCCTGCCCCTCGCCGAGGGCATCTATACCAAGCAAGCGCATTGCGACTTGCCGGACGGCACCTTCGAACGGGAAGTCGGCAAGGAAGGCTTCGGCGGCCCCGCCGCCCATTTCGTCCACCGCCACGCCCCAACCGGTTGGCTGAGCTTTGACGGCCCGGTCAAGCCGCGTGCCCTCGACTTCGCCGAGAGCAAGGACGGCCATGCCTCGCCCTGGCAAGCGCCGGTGATGATGCACAACAGCCACTGCGAAGTGCGCTGGTGGCGACTGGCGGAAAACATGCCGGCATTGGCACGCAATTCGGATGGCGACCAGCTGCTGTTTATCCATGACGGCGCCGGCGTGCTGTTTTGCGACTGGGGCCGCCTGGAACTGGGCGAAGGCGATTACGTGGTGATGCCGCGCGGCAGCATGTGGCGTATCGAAGTCAGCCAGCCCTTGGCCGTATTCATGGTGGAGGCCACCGAGGACAGCTACCGCTTGCCGGACAAGGGCATGTTGGGACCACACGCCATCTTCGATCCGGCGGTCCTGGTACGGCCGGTGATGGACGATGCCTTCCGCGCCCAGCAGACCGAAACGGAAACCCGGGTAGTGGTGAAGCGGCGCAAGTCGCTGACCACCATCACCTATCCGTTCAATCCGCTCGACGCCCTGGGCTGGCATGGCGATCTGACCCCGGTCAAGCTGAACTGGCGCGATATCCGTCCGGTGATGAGCCATCGCTATCACCTGCCGCCCTCGGTACACACCACCTTCCAGTGCAACCGCTTTATCATCACCACCTTCTGCCCGCGGCCGATCGAATCCGATCCGGGCGCGCTCAAGGTGCCGTTCTTCCATAACAACGACGACTACGACGAAGTGATCTTCTATCACAAGGGCAACTTCTTCAGTCGCGACAATATCCACCCCGGCATGGTCAGCTTCCATCCCAGCGGCTTTACCCATGGCCCGCATCCCAAGGCCTTCGCCGCCGGCGCCGCCGCAGTGAAGAAAGAGACCGACGAGGTCGCCCTGATGATCGATGCCCGCGACCCCCTGGATCTGACCGATGCCGCCCTCAAGCTGGAGTGGACCGGTTATGCCGACAGCTGGAAAGTGAAAAAGGATCAAGCGTAA
- the maiA gene encoding maleylacetoacetate isomerase, whose protein sequence is MQRTLYTYFRSSAAWRVRAVLAWKGLDYQAIPVHLLRDGGQQRAADYLALNPQGLVPALVDDGAVIAQSLAICEYLEERYPQPPLLPADALARARVRSLAMAVACDIHPICNLRVLQYLKGPLGHTGEEADDWYRHWLAVGFEGIEAELARSGSTRYCVGDALTLADICLVPQVFNARRFKLDLTPYPHIVAVDAHLVNLPAFAVSHPSAQADAE, encoded by the coding sequence ATGCAAAGAACGCTATATACCTATTTCCGTTCCTCCGCCGCCTGGCGGGTACGCGCCGTGCTGGCCTGGAAGGGGCTGGACTATCAAGCCATCCCCGTCCATCTATTGCGCGACGGTGGCCAGCAGCGGGCCGCCGACTACCTGGCGCTGAACCCACAAGGTCTGGTGCCGGCATTGGTCGATGACGGGGCGGTCATCGCCCAGTCGCTGGCCATTTGCGAATACCTGGAAGAACGCTATCCGCAGCCGCCGCTGCTGCCTGCCGACGCCCTGGCCCGTGCCCGCGTGCGCTCGCTGGCCATGGCGGTGGCTTGCGATATCCACCCGATCTGCAATCTGCGCGTGCTGCAATATCTGAAGGGTCCGCTGGGCCATACGGGGGAGGAGGCGGACGACTGGTACCGGCATTGGCTGGCGGTGGGATTCGAAGGTATCGAAGCGGAACTGGCCCGTAGCGGCAGTACCCGGTATTGCGTGGGCGACGCCCTTACGCTGGCCGATATCTGTTTGGTGCCGCAGGTGTTCAATGCCCGTCGTTTCAAACTGGATTTGACGCCTTATCCGCATATCGTCGCGGTGGATGCCCATTTGGTGAATCTACCGGCTTTTGCCGTCAGCCATCCATCTGCGCAAGCTGATGCCGAATAA
- a CDS encoding phospholipase D-like domain-containing protein, with amino-acid sequence MALYLPDAAQARLAAPAAGRAPPAPAGQVRAALLRRDNMRHRRTIQAAYLAGIRNAKHEIVLANAYFLPGLTLRRSLLAAAARGVRVIILVQGRIDQALLHYATRVLYRPLLEAGAEIHEYTAGFMHAKVAVVDRRWLTVGSSNIDPLSLLAAREANIVALDAPLAEQLRADIQRHIEEDAQQVFAHHLSKAPWWRRSLPWLAYQMVRGLLGLTGYGAREYRE; translated from the coding sequence ATGGCGCTTTACCTGCCTGATGCAGCTCAAGCACGACTGGCGGCGCCTGCCGCCGGCCGTGCCCCCCCTGCCCCGGCCGGCCAGGTCCGGGCCGCGCTGTTGCGGCGGGACAATATGCGGCATCGGCGCACCATCCAGGCGGCTTACCTGGCCGGCATACGCAATGCCAAACATGAAATCGTACTGGCCAATGCCTATTTCCTGCCCGGCCTCACGCTGCGGCGCAGCCTGCTGGCCGCTGCGGCACGCGGCGTACGGGTCATCATCCTGGTACAGGGACGTATCGATCAGGCGCTGCTGCATTACGCCACACGCGTGCTATATCGGCCCCTGCTGGAAGCGGGGGCCGAGATCCACGAATACACGGCCGGATTTATGCATGCCAAGGTAGCGGTGGTGGACAGGCGGTGGCTGACCGTCGGTTCGTCCAATATCGACCCGCTCAGCCTGCTGGCCGCGCGCGAAGCCAATATCGTGGCCTTGGATGCGCCGCTGGCCGAGCAATTGCGCGCCGATATCCAGCGCCATATCGAAGAAGATGCACAGCAGGTTTTTGCACACCACTTGAGCAAGGCGCCCTGGTGGCGGCGTAGCCTGCCCTGGCTGGCCTATCAGATGGTGCGCGGCTTGCTGGGCCTGACCGGTTACGGGGCGCGCGAATATCGGGAGTAA
- a CDS encoding fumarylacetoacetate hydrolase family protein → MKLASLKHGRDGRLIVVSRDLSHYVEVAGIAATMQAALDDWQATAPQLRAVSDELNAGQRSDAQAFDPAACAAPLPRAYQWVDGSAYLNHVELVRKARNAEMPPSFYTDPLMYQGGSDDMLGARDPITIRDEAWGTDLEAEVAVITDDVAIGTSAADAAGHIRLVMLVNDVSLRNLIPNELGKGFGFVLSKPASAFSPVAVTPDELEGAWRDNRLHLPLRVWVNGERFGEPNAGEEMTFSHADLIAHLARTRKLGAGSIVGSGTISNKDRSRGFCCLAELRMIETIEHGQPSTPFLRHGDTVKIEMLDIAGKSIFGSIQQSVQLIK, encoded by the coding sequence ATGAAACTCGCCAGCCTGAAACACGGCCGTGATGGCCGTCTGATCGTGGTCAGCCGCGACTTGAGCCACTATGTCGAAGTCGCCGGGATTGCCGCCACCATGCAGGCGGCGCTGGACGACTGGCAAGCCACCGCGCCGCAACTGCGCGCGGTATCGGATGAACTGAACGCTGGCCAGCGGAGCGATGCGCAAGCTTTCGATCCCGCCGCTTGCGCCGCGCCGCTGCCGCGCGCCTACCAGTGGGTGGATGGCTCGGCCTATCTGAACCACGTGGAATTGGTGCGCAAGGCCCGCAATGCCGAGATGCCGCCGTCCTTCTATACCGACCCCTTGATGTACCAGGGCGGTTCGGACGATATGCTGGGCGCCCGCGACCCCATCACCATCCGCGACGAAGCCTGGGGCACCGATCTGGAGGCCGAGGTGGCCGTCATCACCGACGATGTCGCCATCGGGACCAGCGCCGCCGATGCGGCCGGGCATATCCGCCTGGTGATGCTGGTCAATGACGTCAGCCTGCGCAATCTGATCCCCAATGAACTGGGCAAGGGCTTCGGCTTCGTCCTGTCCAAGCCGGCCAGCGCGTTCTCCCCGGTGGCGGTTACGCCGGATGAACTGGAAGGCGCTTGGCGCGACAACCGTCTGCACCTGCCGCTGCGCGTCTGGGTCAATGGCGAGCGGTTCGGCGAGCCGAATGCCGGCGAGGAAATGACGTTCAGCCATGCCGACCTGATCGCCCACCTGGCGCGTACCCGTAAGCTGGGCGCGGGCTCCATCGTGGGTTCCGGCACGATTTCCAACAAGGATCGCAGCCGTGGATTCTGTTGCCTGGCCGAGTTGCGGATGATCGAGACCATCGAACACGGTCAACCGTCCACGCCTTTCCTCCGGCATGGCGATACGGTCAAGATCGAGATGTTGGATATCGCCGGCAAATCGATCTTCGGCAGCATCCAGCAGTCGGTCCAGTTGATCAAGTAA